A genomic window from Quercus lobata isolate SW786 chromosome 10, ValleyOak3.0 Primary Assembly, whole genome shotgun sequence includes:
- the LOC115965643 gene encoding probably inactive leucine-rich repeat receptor-like protein kinase At5g48380, with protein sequence MTLNARVFAALFHIFACLFLDILEISNGVQSDIACLKSIKHSLEDPYGYLNTSWNFNNNTEGFICKFTGVECWHPDENRVLNLRLSDMGLSGRFPQGIKNCTSLTGLDLSYNELSGPLPFNIDHLVVFLTILDLSSNNFSGKIPVSLCNCTYLNVLKLDHNRLTGQIPPQFVLLPRLKQFSVSNNMLSGPVPYIDPIISITADSFANNPGLCGAPLEPCPTPKQRRKSDFSFKDGFLVGYAVSAVSVITIFMFRSHYVACMNDKRRTKNKNEEADQVNQPPTKGLLLEGSKKNSQLEGKVTRVNFIELSEASNNFSPDNAIGLGKIGLMYKAMLPNGSLLAVKRLHDCQSFEKQFISELLALGRLRHNNIVPLLGFCRERKEKLLVYQYISNGNLYDWLQAREGNDKILEWPLRIKIAIGIARGLVWLHHKGNFRVVHLNLSSNCILLDKKFEPKISNFGGAKISTFEGAMFRDSNEIDSSSSSFVDNGVWELGFVKKDVYDFGVLLLELITGKELNQIDNYLNSLCEGLVDWITHLLTSSSDVYNVIDKPLIGQGFDGEIFQFLRIACTCLKPFPAQRPTMLELYNTINLLGERYGITNDFEILSQPEIATASTSNEIVEVEIT encoded by the exons ATGACTCTTAATGCCAGAGTATTTGCTGCTCTTTTTCACATATTTGCTTGCTTATTTCTGGATATTCTTGAAATAAGCAATGGCGTACAGAGTGATATCGCCTGCTTGAAGTCAATTAAACATTCGCTTGAAGACCCTTACGGCTACCTTAATACTTCATGGAACTTCAATAACAATACTGAAGGTTTCATCTGCAAATTTACTGGGGTCGAATGCTGGCACCCTGATGAGAATAGGGTCTTAAATCTCAGACTAAGCGACATGGGGCTCAGCGGCCGGTTCCCTCAGGGCATTAAAAACTGCACAAGTCTAACCGGGTTAGACCTCTCCTATAATGAACTTTCAGGACCCCTCCCATTTAACATAGATCATTTAGTTGTGTTTCTCACAATCCTCGACCTTTCCAGCAACAACTTTTCTGGCAAAATTCCAGTTAGCTTATGCAATTGCACTTATCTAAATGTCCTTAAACTTGACCACAACCGTCTAACTGGTCAAATCCCTCCGCAATTTGTCCTCCTCCCTCGTTTGAAacaatttagtgtttctaacaATATGTTGTCAGGGCCTGTCCCTTACATTGATCCCATTATCTCTATTACAGCCGATAGCTTTGCTAACAACCCGGGTCTTTGTGGAGCGCCTTTGGAACCCTGTCCAACTCCAAAGCAAAGAAGGAAGTCCGATTTTTCATTCAAAGATGGGTTTCTAGTTGGTTACGCGGTTTCTGCAGTTTCAGTAATAACTATTTTTATGTTCCGGTCCCATTATGTGGCTTGCATGAATGACAAGCGACGTACTAAGAACAAGAACGAAGAAGCTGATCAAGTTAACCAGCCGCCAACTAAAGGGCTCCTGCTAGAAGGGAGCAAAAAG AATTCTCAATTGGAAGGAAAAGTTACTAGAGTGAACTTTATAGAACTCAGTGAGGCATCTAACAATTTCAGCCCAGATAATGCCATTGGGTTGGGAAAGATCGGGTTGATGTACAAAGCAATGCTTCCAAATGGTTCACTTCTTGCGGTCAAGAGGTTACATGATTGTCAATCATTTGAGAAACAATTCATAAGTGAGCTCCTAGCTCTAGGTAGATTGAGACACAATAACATAGTTCCTCTCTTGGGATTCTGCAGAGAGAGGAAGGAAAAGCTTCTAGTGTACCAATATATATCGAATGGCAATCTTTATGATTGGCTACAAGCAAGGGAAGGCAATGATAAGATCTTGGAATGGCCTTTGAGGATCAAAATTGCCATCGGGATAGCAAGAGGCTTAGTATGGCTTCACCATAAGGGCAATTTTAGAGTAGTCCATCTTAACTTGAGTTCAAATTGTATCttacttgataaaaaatttgagCCCAAGATATCAAATTTTGGAGGGGCAAAAATATCAACTTTTGAAGGAGCAATGTTCAGGGATTCAAATGAGATTGACTCAAGCAGTAGCTCTTTTGTAGACAATGGGGTTTGGGAGTTGGGTTTTGTCAAAAAGGATGTCTATGACTTTGGAGTTTTACTTCTTGAGCTAATTACAGGGAAGGAACTCAATCAAATCGATAATTATCTAAACAGTTTGTGCGAGGGTTTGGTTGATTGGATTACTCATCTTTTGACAAGTTCTTCCGATGTCTACAATGTCATTGATAAACCTTTGATTGGCCAAGGATTTGATGGTGAAATCTTTCAGTTTCTCAGAATTGCATGTACTTGTCTTAAGCCCTTTCCTGCTCAAAGGCCAACAATGCTTGAATTGTACAATACAATAAATCTTTTGGGGGAGAGATATGGCATCACAAATGACTTTGAGATTTTGAGTCAACCTGAAATTGCTACCGCAAGTACGTCAaatgaaattgttgaggtaGAAATTACATAG
- the LOC115963202 gene encoding probably inactive leucine-rich repeat receptor-like protein kinase At5g48380 isoform X1 — translation MSGLVPVFGSTAITAESFANNKNLCGKPLEPCPTQKRGLKFDFSFQSGFLVGYVVSAVSVMTIFVSHYVVCMNERKTDKKMTLSKERSTKNENKEADQVNQSQTKGLLQEGTKKMSQMERMVTRMSFTEISEATGYFNTNNVIGMGKIGMMYKAVLPNYWSLAVKRLNNCQSYETQFLSELSALGILRHDNLVPLLGYCSEQNEKLLVYKYILHGNLYDWLHVGEGELKDKILEWPLRTKIVIGISRGLAWLHHKYEFQVVHLNLGSNSILLDRNFEAKISNFWGAKISSSGGLMFMNSNVINTRNSSFVDSGVWELGFVKKDVYDFGILLLELITRKEPTEINSFSYRFNGSLFDWITHLLSNSSDIYSVIDNSLIGKGFDGEIFELLRIACTCLNPFPIQRPTMLELYNTISTFGERDGIRNDSEILMQPEIAIANSSIDINTVSTFGERYGIKNDSEILMQSKIAIASSSNEIVELEIAETN, via the exons ATGTCAGGGTTAGTCCCTGTCTTTGGCAGTACCGCAATTACAGCCGAGAGCTTTGCTAACAATAAGAACCTTTGTGGAAAGCCTTTAGAACCCTGTCCAACTCAAAAGCGTGGACTGAAATTCGACTTTTCATTCCAAAGTGGGTTTCTAGTTGGTTATGTGGTTTCTGCAGTTTCAGTAATGACTATTTTTGTGTCCCATTATGTGGTTTGCATGAATGAAAGGAAAACAGATAAGAAGATGACACTGTCGAAGGAGAGGAGTACTAAGAACGAGAATAAAGAAGCTGATCAAGTTAATCAGTCGCAAACTAAGGGGCTCCTGCAAGAAGGGACCAAAAAG ATGTCTCAGATGGAGAGAATGGTTACTAGAATGAGCTTTACAGAAATTAGTGAGGCGACTGGCTATTTCAACACAAACAATGTCATTGGAATGGGAAAGATTGGGATGATGTACAAGGCAGTGCTTCCAAATTACTGGTCTCTTGCAGTTAAGAGGTTAAATAATTGTCAATCATATGAGACACAATTCCTATCTGAGCTATCAGCTCTGGGTATATTGAGACATGATAACCTAGTTCCCCTCTTGGGATACTGCAGTGAACAGAATGAGAAACTTCTAGTGTACAAATACATATTGCATGGCAACCTTTATGATTGGCTACATGTAGGAGAAGGAGAACTCAAGGATAAGATCTTGGAATGGCCTTTGAGGACTAAAATTGTAATTGGGATATCAAGAGGCCTAGCATGGCTTCACCATAAATATGAATTCCAAGTGGTCCATCTCAACTTGGGTTCAAACTCTATCTTATTAGATAGGAATTTTGAGGCCAAGATATCAAATTTTTGGGGGGCAAAAATATCAAGTTCTGGAGGGTTAATGTTCATGAATTCAAATGTCATCAACACAAGAAATAGTTCTTTTGTAGACAGTGGGGTATGGGAGTTGGGTTTTGTTAAAAAGGATGTCTATGACTTTGGAATTCTGCTTCTTGAGCTAATTACAAGAAAGGAACCCACTGAAATTAACAGTTTTTCATACAGATTTAATGGGAGTTTGTTTGATTGGATAACTCACCTTTTGAGCAATTCATCTGATATTTACAGTGTTATTGATAATTCTCTGATTGGCAAAGGATTTGATGGTGAAATCTTTGAGTTACTTAGAATTGCATGTACCTGTCTTAACCCCTTCCCTATTCAAAGGCCAACAATGCTTGAATTATACAATACAATAAGTActtttggagagagagatggCATTAGAAATGACTCTGAGATATTGATGCAACCTGAAATTGCTATTGCAAATAGCTCAATTGACATCAATACAGTAAGTACTTTTGGGGAGAGATATGGCATCAAAAATGACTCTGAGATATTGATGCAATCTAAAATTGCTATTGCAAGTAGCTCAAATGAAATTGTTGAGCTAGAAATTGCAGAGACCAATtga
- the LOC115963202 gene encoding probably inactive leucine-rich repeat receptor-like protein kinase At5g48380 isoform X2, with protein sequence MKAGTRWCSTDERSKNMMMSQMERMVTRMSFTEISEATGYFNTNNVIGMGKIGMMYKAVLPNYWSLAVKRLNNCQSYETQFLSELSALGILRHDNLVPLLGYCSEQNEKLLVYKYILHGNLYDWLHVGEGELKDKILEWPLRTKIVIGISRGLAWLHHKYEFQVVHLNLGSNSILLDRNFEAKISNFWGAKISSSGGLMFMNSNVINTRNSSFVDSGVWELGFVKKDVYDFGILLLELITRKEPTEINSFSYRFNGSLFDWITHLLSNSSDIYSVIDNSLIGKGFDGEIFELLRIACTCLNPFPIQRPTMLELYNTISTFGERDGIRNDSEILMQPEIAIANSSIDINTVSTFGERYGIKNDSEILMQSKIAIASSSNEIVELEIAETN encoded by the exons ATGAAAGCAGGAACCCGATGGTGTTCCACTGATGAAAGAAGCAAGAACATGATG ATGTCTCAGATGGAGAGAATGGTTACTAGAATGAGCTTTACAGAAATTAGTGAGGCGACTGGCTATTTCAACACAAACAATGTCATTGGAATGGGAAAGATTGGGATGATGTACAAGGCAGTGCTTCCAAATTACTGGTCTCTTGCAGTTAAGAGGTTAAATAATTGTCAATCATATGAGACACAATTCCTATCTGAGCTATCAGCTCTGGGTATATTGAGACATGATAACCTAGTTCCCCTCTTGGGATACTGCAGTGAACAGAATGAGAAACTTCTAGTGTACAAATACATATTGCATGGCAACCTTTATGATTGGCTACATGTAGGAGAAGGAGAACTCAAGGATAAGATCTTGGAATGGCCTTTGAGGACTAAAATTGTAATTGGGATATCAAGAGGCCTAGCATGGCTTCACCATAAATATGAATTCCAAGTGGTCCATCTCAACTTGGGTTCAAACTCTATCTTATTAGATAGGAATTTTGAGGCCAAGATATCAAATTTTTGGGGGGCAAAAATATCAAGTTCTGGAGGGTTAATGTTCATGAATTCAAATGTCATCAACACAAGAAATAGTTCTTTTGTAGACAGTGGGGTATGGGAGTTGGGTTTTGTTAAAAAGGATGTCTATGACTTTGGAATTCTGCTTCTTGAGCTAATTACAAGAAAGGAACCCACTGAAATTAACAGTTTTTCATACAGATTTAATGGGAGTTTGTTTGATTGGATAACTCACCTTTTGAGCAATTCATCTGATATTTACAGTGTTATTGATAATTCTCTGATTGGCAAAGGATTTGATGGTGAAATCTTTGAGTTACTTAGAATTGCATGTACCTGTCTTAACCCCTTCCCTATTCAAAGGCCAACAATGCTTGAATTATACAATACAATAAGTActtttggagagagagatggCATTAGAAATGACTCTGAGATATTGATGCAACCTGAAATTGCTATTGCAAATAGCTCAATTGACATCAATACAGTAAGTACTTTTGGGGAGAGATATGGCATCAAAAATGACTCTGAGATATTGATGCAATCTAAAATTGCTATTGCAAGTAGCTCAAATGAAATTGTTGAGCTAGAAATTGCAGAGACCAATtga
- the LOC115965186 gene encoding uncharacterized protein LOC115965186 yields MRKEMDELRSAIKEKMDRSVDRMVRATDSPFTTAVLECPVQSKFRLPQLEPFDGLRDPQDHLNTFKTTLGLQQPLDEILCRSFSTTLKGAAREWFTKLPTSSVDNFEQLSNAFLRHFIEGQRPKRPADYLLTIRQVKKETLRSYVKRFTLETLEVDEADDKVQLTTFKAGLRSRDLVASLAKNPPKTMAEMLLKAQKYMNVEDALAAIKDAEKPGDKAKREDDRRGQKRERPDSRNNDGNKR; encoded by the coding sequence atgaggaaggagatggacgaactGAGGAGCGCCATTAAGGAGAAGATGGACCGAAGTGTAGACAGAATGGTAAGGGCTACGGATTCGCCTTTCACCACGGCGGTACTTGAATGCCCTGTACAGTCAAAGTTTCGCTTGCCTCAACTTGAGCCGTTTGACGGACTTAGAGACCCTCaggatcatcttaatacctttaagacgaCTCTAGGTCTTCAACAACCACTTGACGAGATACTATGTCGGTCCTTTTCcaccactctcaaaggagctgcaagagaATGGTTCACGAAGTTGCCTACCTCGTCCGTGGACAACTTTGAGCAATTGAGTAATGCCTTCCTGCGCCATTTCATAGAGGGGCAACGTCCAAAGAGACCGGCAGACTACTTACTCACCATTAGACAGGTAAAGAAGGAAACTTTGAGATCGTATGTCAAACGCTTTACCCTGGAGACTCTAGAGGTGGACGAAGCCgatgacaaggtgcagctgacgaccttcaaagcGGGACTGAGGTCCAGAGATCTCGTGGCCTCCCTCGCAAAGAATCCACCAAAGACGATGGCAGAAATGCTGCTGAAAGCACAAAAGTACATGAATGTTGAAGATGCATTAGCAGCCATAAAGGATGCAGAGAAGCCAGGAGACAAGGCAAAGAGAGAAGACGACCGtagggggcaaaagagagaGCGACCGGACAGTCGGAATAATGACGGGAATAAGAGGTAA